In Sphingomonas aliaeris, a single genomic region encodes these proteins:
- a CDS encoding ImuA family protein: MPAAIQHLPATIAQLRTIATPITDYRVLPFGIEQLDQRLGGGGLRAGALHEATALSASLADDAAVTLFLAGIAAREAAALGGPVLWASCRTDLYAPGLAQAGLPAANVLHAQPHDDAALLAVVEDAVRDGTPSAIVAEVGKVSMVATRRLQLVAADADMPVLLLRRRRSRERDPLDEPSAAWTRWRVGSAPSAGLGVAGVGRSRWLVELARQRGGEPFSLIVEGSDGTGRLAVPAALGRRAVETAGTVRVAAA, translated from the coding sequence ATGCCTGCCGCTATCCAACATCTACCCGCGACCATAGCTCAGCTGCGGACGATCGCGACGCCGATCACCGATTACCGCGTCCTGCCGTTCGGCATCGAGCAGCTCGATCAGCGACTCGGGGGAGGGGGGCTTCGGGCAGGTGCATTGCACGAGGCGACGGCGCTCAGCGCTTCGCTGGCCGACGACGCGGCGGTGACGCTCTTCCTGGCCGGCATCGCCGCGCGGGAGGCGGCGGCCCTGGGAGGACCCGTGCTGTGGGCGAGCTGTCGCACCGATCTTTATGCGCCTGGACTGGCGCAAGCGGGACTGCCGGCGGCGAACGTTCTCCACGCGCAACCCCATGACGACGCGGCGCTGCTCGCCGTCGTCGAGGATGCGGTGCGCGATGGCACGCCCTCGGCCATCGTCGCGGAGGTCGGCAAGGTGTCGATGGTCGCCACCAGGCGGCTGCAGCTCGTGGCTGCCGATGCCGATATGCCGGTGCTGCTGCTTCGACGCAGGCGATCTCGGGAGCGTGATCCGCTGGATGAGCCGTCCGCGGCGTGGACGCGCTGGCGGGTCGGCAGCGCACCGTCGGCAGGGCTCGGCGTCGCGGGCGTCGGACGGTCGCGCTGGCTTGTCGAACTCGCCCGTCAGCGCGGGGGCGAACCTTTTTCCCTGATCGTGGAGGGTAGCGATGGGACGGGTCGTCTCGCTGTTCCTGCCGCACTTGGCCGTCGAGCGGTTGAGACGGCAGGAACGGTCCGCGTCGCGGCAGCCTGA
- a CDS encoding DNA polymerase Y family protein, whose product MTAVAHAPLALIDKVGRREEVVAACPAAVGLGIHVGMAATHARALVSDLDFRPAEPAADAVLLDRLALLAVRRWSPIAAVSPHDGLWLDLAGCDHLHGGEERFCRRLLAFCGRAGFTGRVAVAETPGAAHALARYGRADLIRVEAGGTAAAIAPLPVAALRLSPSALEAARKFGFERIADLLPVARGPLARRLGLAAITRLDQALGAVAEPITPRDDPEVPMAERRLLEPIGTAEAIEQVMADLLADLAEVLQRRGLGARSLRLVGLRVDGGEQVVAIGTSRPTREVSHLLRLMKLRIERIDPGMGLEQFRLVAPHTEPLDAVDLGAVLAGDTLVRDPARLVDVVAGRIGARSVYRHAPVDSHVPERAVTRSDPVMVPGTWPDWQRPIRLFARPEPLARVIALLPDQPPRRFEWRGRTHAIIAGDGPERIHGEWWRRDAEVWAVRDYYRVEDEHGGRYWVFRRGDAVVEATGDLSWWIHGVFA is encoded by the coding sequence GTGACCGCCGTCGCGCACGCGCCGTTGGCTCTGATCGACAAGGTCGGTCGGCGCGAGGAGGTGGTTGCCGCCTGCCCGGCAGCGGTCGGTCTCGGCATCCACGTCGGCATGGCCGCCACCCACGCGCGGGCGCTCGTGTCCGATCTCGACTTCCGCCCCGCGGAGCCCGCCGCCGACGCCGTGCTGCTCGACCGGCTGGCGCTGCTCGCGGTGCGGCGCTGGTCGCCGATCGCCGCCGTGTCGCCGCACGACGGACTGTGGCTCGATCTCGCCGGCTGCGATCACCTGCACGGCGGCGAGGAGCGCTTCTGCCGGCGGCTGCTCGCTTTCTGCGGTCGCGCGGGCTTCACCGGACGGGTCGCGGTCGCCGAGACGCCCGGCGCCGCTCATGCCCTCGCGCGATACGGGCGGGCGGATCTGATCCGTGTCGAGGCGGGGGGCACGGCCGCCGCGATCGCGCCGCTGCCGGTTGCTGCGCTACGGCTCTCGCCCTCCGCGCTGGAAGCCGCGCGCAAGTTCGGCTTCGAGCGGATTGCGGACCTGCTGCCGGTCGCACGCGGGCCGCTGGCTAGGCGCCTCGGTCTCGCGGCGATCACGCGGCTCGATCAGGCGCTCGGCGCGGTGGCCGAGCCGATCACGCCGCGTGACGACCCGGAGGTGCCGATGGCCGAACGGCGGCTGCTCGAACCGATTGGCACGGCGGAGGCAATCGAGCAGGTCATGGCCGATCTGCTTGCGGATCTCGCCGAGGTTCTTCAACGGCGGGGTCTCGGCGCCCGGTCGCTGCGCCTCGTCGGGCTGCGCGTCGACGGTGGCGAGCAGGTGGTGGCGATCGGAACGTCCCGGCCGACGCGCGAGGTCTCGCACCTTCTTCGCCTGATGAAGCTGCGCATCGAGCGGATCGATCCTGGCATGGGACTGGAGCAGTTCCGGCTTGTCGCGCCGCATACCGAGCCGCTCGATGCGGTCGACTTGGGCGCGGTCCTCGCCGGCGACACGCTCGTGCGCGATCCCGCCCGGCTGGTCGACGTCGTCGCCGGACGGATTGGCGCGCGTTCAGTTTACCGGCACGCTCCCGTCGACAGCCATGTGCCGGAACGGGCCGTCACCCGCTCCGACCCGGTGATGGTGCCCGGAACATGGCCCGACTGGCAACGTCCCATCCGCCTGTTCGCGCGTCCCGAGCCGCTGGCGCGGGTGATCGCGCTGCTGCCCGACCAACCGCCGCGTCGCTTCGAGTGGCGGGGGCGGACGCACGCGATCATCGCCGGCGACGGACCCGAGCGCATCCATGGCGAGTGGTGGCGCCGCGATGCTGAGGTCTGGGCGGTGCGGGACTATTACCGCGTCGAGGACGAGCACGGCGGCCGCTACTGGGTGTTCCGCCGCGGCGATGCGGTCGTGGAGGCGACCGGCGATCTCAGCTGGTGGATCCACGGCGTGTTCGCATGA